A window of the Lolium perenne isolate Kyuss_39 chromosome 7, Kyuss_2.0, whole genome shotgun sequence genome harbors these coding sequences:
- the LOC127314023 gene encoding uncharacterized protein, translated as MGNCLNAASKQQDPRRRRGERVVPEEREDTIADVLLHDEEEEVPATTAAASGMKVKVVLTRAELEWLMAQLKSGDQRLEDVLRQVGTARTGAAADDSKPTPRADGWRPRLERILECPEPAVDAT; from the coding sequence ATGGGCAACTGCCTCAACGCGGCCTCCAAGCAGCAGgacccgcggcggcggcgcggggagaggGTCGTGCCGGAGGAGAGGGAGGACACCATAGCCGACGTCCTGCTGCACGATGAGGAAGAGGAGGTGCCGGcaacgacggcggcggcgtcggggATGAAGGTGAAGGTGGTGCTCACGCGGGCGGAGCTGGAGTGGCTCATGGCTCAGCTCAAGAGCGGCGACCAGCGCCTCGAGGACGTGCTGCGCCAGGTCGGCACCGCCCGCAccggcgccgccgccgacgaCAGCAAGCCGACGCCGCGCGCCGACGGGTGGCGCCCGAGGCTCGAGCGCATCCTCGAGTGCCCCGAGCCCGCCGTCGACGCCACCTAG